GCTCGAAACTCCGCTCTGGCCCTCGGTGCGACGCCCGGAGTCAGAGCCAAGCTCGGCGAACTCGGCGCCCGCAGCACCGGAGGGTTTCTCCCCGCCGCTCTACCCGATGACGAGATCCGTGATTGGGCGGCGATTCCCCCTCCGCCGGCCGATCCTTTCCGCGTTCTCACGTTCGATAGCGGCGGCAGCGGCGAACTCGCCATTCGTGCCTTCGCCATGTTCCGCGCCCTTCATCCCCGCAGCGAACACGTCCTGGTGGCTTCGGCGAACCGTCGCCCCGGCCTTCGCCGCGCGGCGCTCGAGATGGGCCTGCCCGGCGCCGTTCAGGTGGAAGAGCCCGGCGCCCGCGGGTTGTCCCGGCGCGTGGCCGACTGTCACGTGGTGCTGCAGCCTTCCATTGCCGGGTCCGCCGGCCCGGAGTGCCTCGCCGCCATGGCGGCCGGTCGGCCCATTGCCGCGCTCGAACGCGGCGCGGCGGACGGTTTGCTCCCACCCGGAGCGGCCATCCGGGCGGGCGCGGGCGAGGAAGCATTTCGCGATCTGGCCATGGCTCTCCACGAACTTGCACGTAGCGGCGACGTGTACCGGGCCGCCTCGCAGGCTTCGAAAGAGTGGGTTTCTTCCATGCATACGGCCGAGCGGCTGGAGATTGCCATGGCTCAATGCTGCCGCGAAGCCATCGGCGCCGGCCGCAAGACCGCCCGGCCGCCGGCGACAAGAGTACTGACGGGAGCGAATCGATGAACGTGTTGGTCTGGAACAGTTGGATCACGCCGGCAGGCGGGATGGAGCGAGTCGCGTTGAGCATAGCCAATGGCCTCGCAGATCGCGGCTGCGGCGTCACTCTCGCCGGGCCGTATGAATCGGTTCCCCTGCTTCGGCAGGCTATCAATCCCAAGGTCGACTTCGTGCAATGCGACTTCTCTCGCAGCGCGAAAAGCATCTTTGAAAACGCGCTGTTCCTCCGCCGCCTCGTCCGGGACCGTTCGATCGACGTCATCTCCGCCCATGGCTCCCTGTTCCCGCTTCTTCCCGCGCGCGTTCCCGTCGCCTGGACCGAGCACGGCCCTCGCTATGGCCACGGCAAAATCATGAGCGGACCCAAAACGCTGCCTTGGATGGCCGTCCGCTCGAAATTACGCCGTGGAGATTGGATTCTGGTCGGCTGCTCCCGCTTCGTCTGCCAGCACGTCGGCGCCCAGCTCGAACTGCCCGAGTCCTCCATGGCCGTCATCTACAACGGCGTTCCGAAAGCCGAAGCGCTAAGCTCGCTTCCACCACCGGAATGGAATCAACCCGCGCGAATCGGCTTGCTCGGCCGCGTCGAGCCGGAGAAGTACCCGGGCGACATCTTCATCCTCGACGAAGAACTCCAACGCCGCGGCGTCCCCTGCGAATGGCACATTTTCGGCGAAGGGTCGCTTTCCGGCGAGATGCGCCGCCGCACCGCCGGCCATCCGCGGATCAAGATGCGCGGACTCGCCTCGAGCGGAGCCGAGGCGCTCGCTCAGATGGACGCCATGGTGTTTCTCTCCCACGGGGAAATGGAAGGCATGCCGACCGTGCTCCTGGAAGCGCGCCTCGCCCGGCGTCCCGTCGTGGCCTGGAACGTAACCGCCAATCCGGAAAGCGTGGGGCCTCTGGACAAGCTCGTCGAGCCATTTGACTTGGTGTCTTTCGCCGGCGCGCTCGAGAGCGTGATCCGCGATAAGTTGGTTCCGCCCCCTGTGGGCGACGAAATCAGTTATGACCGCATGGTCGACGAGTACCACCGCCTGCTCGCTTCGATGACCCGGCGCTCCGTGGGCGCCGTCGAGCGGACCATGCTAGGAGCCGATTCCTAGTGGGCTCAATGAGCGATCTCGTTGCTACAACCGAGCCGGGCCGCGACCGCGAGGGAGCCGTCGCCCGGATATCGCCCGGCATCGGCTACGGCAGCGCCATCCTCGGGCCATCCGCGGCCCCGGCGGCCGGCGTCCGCGCGCGCCGCCTGCCTTGGCCTGTCGGCTGCGTCCTGCTGTTCTTTTTCCTGGTCACCGCCTTTGGGAAGGGCCCCACGTATCTGGGTTTGCCGCCACTCTACATCTCGGAGATGGCCCTTGGCGTTGGATTGCTCTGGCTCATCGATACCGAAGGCGTCAGCCGGACGTTTTGGCCTGAGCACAGCGTCATGGTCGCTCTGCTGGCGTGCCTCCTCCTGCTGGGCAGCCTGATCCTGATCACTGACGTCGGCAAGGGTATCGAGGCATTTCGTGACGCCGCAATGTGGTACTACGGGTTGTTCTTCTACATTGGCTACCGGCTGGCTCGCGACCCGATGGGAGACCGGGTATGGCGCATCTTGTGCGTCGCCTGGGCGTGCGCGCTCGTCTGGGGTACGTTCGATCAGGTGACCCTCCGGCTCACAGGCGTGGCGCCCAGCACGTTCGGACCCACTCTGCCCTGGCGCGGCGAAAAGCTTCTCTTCAACTCCACCAACGAACTCGTCGAGCACATGATGCTCGCCACGTTGATCCTGTTCAACCCGCGCCTGCACCGCGGCCAGTTCGGCCTGTGGCGCTTGCCCCTCACGCTCGTCTCGGTGGCCGCTCTCGCCGAGGTCGCCGTTTCCCGCGGACGCGGCGTCAAAGTCGGCGTCGCCCTATCGGTGTTGCTTCTCGTGGCGCTCCGGTTCGCACCCGGCAAGGCCCTCACCGCGTCGCGCCGGGTGGCCGCCGCCGCCGTTCTCGCCGTCGTCGTATCCGTGGGAGGGCTGGCCTTCTACACGGACGAATTCCTGCGCCTTACTCAGCTCGACCGTTTCGCCCACGCCGATCCGTCCTCGGCTTCCGGAACCGCCTACTGGCGCCTCGTGTGGTGGAAGCGCCTCTGGACGGTCGTAAACGAGCAGAATCCAGCGTTCGGCCTCGGTTTCGGCGATAGCCTGAACATCTATAACCCATACTTACACGGCGACGAAAACAACAAGTGGCCCGTCCGCTCCCCGCATAACTACAACGTCACCGTCTTCGCCCGGATGGGCTACGTGGGCGCCGCGCTGTGGGCGTCCATTCTCGTCATGGGCTTGGCGGGCTTGTTTCGCCGTGCCTGGCGTGGGCGCGCGCCGGACGGTGAACTCTACAGCGAGGAACGGCGAGACGAGATCGCTTTCTGGATCTCGGTGATGATCATCACCTGGATTAACGCGACGTTCGGTGTGTTGATGGAGGGCCCCGTGCTCGGCCCCTGGTTTTGGTTGGCGCTCGGGCTCGGGTGGGCGCGCTCGTCTACAAGCGGCCGCGTCCGAAGCGCGCGCCAGGCGGCGATTCGAACGGAGCTCACGTTCAGACCATCTTACGGAGGAGTGATTGCATGAGGATTTTGATCACCGGAGGCAACGGGTATGTGGGTCGCGAGCTGACACGGAAGTTAGCCGCCACCCACGAAGTGGCCGTGCTCGATTGTCTCCGCTACGGCAAGATGCGCTTTGCCGCCGACGAACTAAAGGGATTTCGGTTCTTCCAGAAGGATATTCGCGATCCGGACGCCGTTCGCGAAGCATTCTCCGAGTTTCGCCCCGAAACGGTGGTTCATCTCGCCGCCATTCACTTCATTCCCGAGTGTGAGAAACTGCCCGGCGACGCCATCGCCATCAACACCACCGGCACGGTGAATCTGCTTCGCGCCTGCGACGCCGGAGCGAAGTTCGTCCTCGCCTCCACCGCGGCCGTCTACGCAGCCGAGGACGCACCCCATCAGGAGGCCACTTCTCCCATTGGCCCCATGGATGTCTACGGTCTCACCAAGCTGCACGCCGAGCAGTACGTAACTTACTTTTCCCAGCAGCACGGT
This DNA window, taken from Bryobacteraceae bacterium, encodes the following:
- a CDS encoding glycosyltransferase family 4 protein, with product MNVLVWNSWITPAGGMERVALSIANGLADRGCGVTLAGPYESVPLLRQAINPKVDFVQCDFSRSAKSIFENALFLRRLVRDRSIDVISAHGSLFPLLPARVPVAWTEHGPRYGHGKIMSGPKTLPWMAVRSKLRRGDWILVGCSRFVCQHVGAQLELPESSMAVIYNGVPKAEALSSLPPPEWNQPARIGLLGRVEPEKYPGDIFILDEELQRRGVPCEWHIFGEGSLSGEMRRRTAGHPRIKMRGLASSGAEALAQMDAMVFLSHGEMEGMPTVLLEARLARRPVVAWNVTANPESVGPLDKLVEPFDLVSFAGALESVIRDKLVPPPVGDEISYDRMVDEYHRLLASMTRRSVGAVERTMLGADS
- a CDS encoding O-antigen ligase family protein → MSDLVATTEPGRDREGAVARISPGIGYGSAILGPSAAPAAGVRARRLPWPVGCVLLFFFLVTAFGKGPTYLGLPPLYISEMALGVGLLWLIDTEGVSRTFWPEHSVMVALLACLLLLGSLILITDVGKGIEAFRDAAMWYYGLFFYIGYRLARDPMGDRVWRILCVAWACALVWGTFDQVTLRLTGVAPSTFGPTLPWRGEKLLFNSTNELVEHMMLATLILFNPRLHRGQFGLWRLPLTLVSVAALAEVAVSRGRGVKVGVALSVLLLVALRFAPGKALTASRRVAAAAVLAVVVSVGGLAFYTDEFLRLTQLDRFAHADPSSASGTAYWRLVWWKRLWTVVNEQNPAFGLGFGDSLNIYNPYLHGDENNKWPVRSPHNYNVTVFARMGYVGAALWASILVMGLAGLFRRAWRGRAPDGELYSEERRDEIAFWISVMIITWINATFGVLMEGPVLGPWFWLALGLGWARSSTSGRVRSARQAAIRTELTFRPSYGGVIA
- a CDS encoding NAD(P)-dependent oxidoreductase, which codes for MRILITGGNGYVGRELTRKLAATHEVAVLDCLRYGKMRFAADELKGFRFFQKDIRDPDAVREAFSEFRPETVVHLAAIHFIPECEKLPGDAIAINTTGTVNLLRACDAGAKFVLASTAAVYAAEDAPHQEATSPIGPMDVYGLTKLHAEQYVTYFSQQHGLDARIVRLFNVVGPGETNPHVLPAILAQALRGVRTLRLGNCHPKRDYIHVQDVASGFATVAESQSKPPGVDIVNLGSGAAHSVYEVVDELGRVVGEPLTIEVDPARMRKSDRPFLAAAIGKIRANYGWSPRFTLADALQDLWRNPDIPAELLERS